The following nucleotide sequence is from Pedococcus aerophilus.
GATGCCGAGCTCACGGCAGAGCTCGAAGTAGCGGTAGGCCCACGGGTCGTTGAGCTTCCAGCCGCGCGACTCCCCGTGCCACTCGGCGGTGTAGAGCTTGACCCCGGTGAACTTCATCTTCTCGTGGTCGGCTCGCAGCTGGTCCATCCCCTGCTCGCCGTTGCGGGGGTCGAAGTTGTGGTTGTAGGTGAGCTTGCCGGGGTTGGCGCGAGCCAGCTCGTAGGCCTCTTGGGTCTGGCCGAAACCGGTCTTGTAGAACTCCTGGAGGTAGGCCGGCTGGAAGATGGCGTGGTCCACGTAGCCGTCCTCGAACAGGTCCTTCATCAGCCGTTGTCCGCCCTGGTAGAGGTAGTCCTCGTAGGACCACACCTCCGACTCGGGGCTGAGGTTGCGGTGGTAGTCGTAGAAGCAGTCGATGAACTGCTTGCCGTGGATGTTCCGCTGGTTCTCGGGGCGGGCGTCCCACAGCGCGATGTGCGCGTCGACGATGAAGTAGTTCTCGCCATCCTTGGTGTACATCGGTGTCTCCTGTCCGGGGTCCTCGTTGACCTCGTCCCGACCGTAGGCAGCGCGACCATCCCCGCCACAGACCCCGGTTGTCTCAATTTGAGACACGCGTGCACTGCTCAGGACACCGCTTCCGGGGGTACCGTCGGCAGGGACGAAGGAGGCGGCGATGGGGCCGGACCGCGAGAGAGCGCTGCCCGAGCGGGCGACGTCCGCGCGCGGCCTCGACGTGGCGGCGGTGCCCGACCGACTGATGGCCTCGTGGCGGCGCAGCGAGGAGTATGGCGTCTCGCTCGAGTCCGTCGACCCCGTCTTCGCGGGGACCGGAGCCTCGGACACGCTGTTCTTCCAGTGCGGTCAGGAGGTGCTGTCCGGGCTGCACGAGACGCTCGCGAACGAGCCCGTCAGCCTCATGCTCACCGACGCCGAAGGGCTGGTGCTGCAGAGGATGAGCGGGGACAGCTCGCTGCTGCGGGCCCTGGACAAGGTCCACCTCGCGCCGGGCTTCGCGTTCTCCGAGCGTGAGGCCGGGACCAACGGGCTCGGGCTCGCCCTCGCCGACCGCGTGCCCTCGCTGGTGCGCGCGGAGCAGCACTACAGCTCCAGCCTGTGCGTCTACACCTGTGCGGCGGTGCCCGTGCTCGACCCGGTGACCGGTCGCCTCGAGGGCGCCGTGAACATCACCACGTGGTCCCGCTCCCGCAGCGACCTCCTGCTGGCCCTGGCGCAGTCGGCTGCGGGCAACACCGCCGCCCTGATGCTGGCCCGCTCCACGGGACGCGCGCCACGTCCGACCCCGAAGGGCGAGGTGTTCCGGGTGGAGTCTGCTCGCCTCGAACCCGGGGCCGGCACCGCCCACGCCCTCTCGGCTGCCTGGGTGGAGGCCGTCACCCGGGCCACCGTCGCCCTCGAGTCGGGCCGCGTCGTCGCGGTCGTCGGCGAGTCCGGAGTCGGACGAACCACGCTGCTGGCACAGGCGATCCGCCGCGCTCGGCCGCACGACCGCATCCTGAACGCCCGTGTCCCCGCACCCCAGGACGTCGAGGCCTGGTTGTCCGCGTGGGGACCGGAGATCGGCAAGCACAGCACTGCCGTCATCCTCAGTGACGTCGACGAGCTGCCGGCGTGGACCGAGACCCCGCTGCTGGACCTCGTGACCGAGTCCATCGCGCCCGACTGGCTCGACGCACCCATGCTGCGTCGTCCGGTGCCCGTCAGCGTCACCGCCCGGTCGTTCCGCACCATCCCCGAGTCACTGGCACTCCTCGTCGACACCGTCATCGAGGTGCCGCCGTTGCGGGACCGGGTCGAGGACGTCCTGCCGATCGCCCGTCACGTCGCCCTGCGGACCCGGGGCCGAGCGGTCGACTTCACCCCGGCCGCCGAGCGTGCGCTCTCGACCTGCGGCTGGCCCGGCAACACCGAGCAGCTGGTCCGGGTCATCCGGCAGGCGGCTGCCCGCGGCGAGGTGATCGACATCCACCACCTCTCCGCAGAGGTCCTCACCGGCTCCCGTCACCGACTGACCCGTATCGAGTCCCTCGAACGCGAGGAGATCGCACGGTGCGTGGCCCAGCCGGGAACCACCATGCGAGCCGCCGCGGCCCAGCTGGGCGTGAG
It contains:
- a CDS encoding GAF domain-containing protein, which produces MGPDRERALPERATSARGLDVAAVPDRLMASWRRSEEYGVSLESVDPVFAGTGASDTLFFQCGQEVLSGLHETLANEPVSLMLTDAEGLVLQRMSGDSSLLRALDKVHLAPGFAFSEREAGTNGLGLALADRVPSLVRAEQHYSSSLCVYTCAAVPVLDPVTGRLEGAVNITTWSRSRSDLLLALAQSAAGNTAALMLARSTGRAPRPTPKGEVFRVESARLEPGAGTAHALSAAWVEAVTRATVALESGRVVAVVGESGVGRTTLLAQAIRRARPHDRILNARVPAPQDVEAWLSAWGPEIGKHSTAVILSDVDELPAWTETPLLDLVTESIAPDWLDAPMLRRPVPVSVTARSFRTIPESLALLVDTVIEVPPLRDRVEDVLPIARHVALRTRGRAVDFTPAAERALSTCGWPGNTEQLVRVIRQAAARGEVIDIHHLSAEVLTGSRHRLTRIESLEREEIARCVAQPGTTMRAAAAQLGVSRATLYRKMAQYDLHVPR